Genomic window (Rosa chinensis cultivar Old Blush chromosome 6, RchiOBHm-V2, whole genome shotgun sequence):
ttaattttaaacaaagttacaaacaaCAGTCAGCACACGTCCTCAATCCACCATCTAAAACAGAAAAGCGACTCAGAGCTTTGTTGCTATGTCCGAGTGCTTTTTGTTGTTCATTAACCTTTTTCTTAACTTATAACCAGATGTCATTAAGACCACTCCCACTGCCCATTGGTTGGTTCATATTTAACATTATCACCCTTAACAATCATATGGACGTAACTAGTATAATGCTTTTGCATAAATATTTTACAAGGACGAATTGTACTCCACGGAACGAATTGTACTCCACGGAGTACAACCAATTCAGAGTGTAGGCGAAGGTCTGAAAAATTTGATAATGCAGATATTCTGGCTTTTTAATTATATTGTAATGTAATTCTAAAAATTGTTGAAGATAATTTCGTATGAATAATACCATATAAACATTCACTTTTTCGTATAACTTCTTGATTTGGTATATATCGCCGTGTGCACAGTTTACATGCATAACTAGTgaggaaacaaaaacaaatttctACTGACATTGAAATGCTATAAAGTTAAATTTAATCGTGCTTATTAGTTTAAATTAGAACTACGTTCACTGATTTTAAAGAACATACGACAGTCTGTATGGAAGTGAACGACGTAGCCCTCCCGGATTTTGTGAGTCCGTGAAGGAGTTCTGTACAACTCCGAACCTGGACCCCCTTATTTTAAAGTTTCCGACCTCTTATTACAGAGCTACCACATAACCTATAAAGCCCCGTTGGACTCTTTGGAGCAGTAGGTCCTACGGCTCCTACCCAATACCTTTCTCTTCTCTTATTGGCTGATTGACCCAATTGTCATGCCTCCCAAGACCCGTGGCGGTGCCACATCAGCCCTAACAATGACGTGTGATAACGGTATTCCTAGAGAACTGTGCACTTGGATATGGACTTCAGTATCCCGAACCAGACTCCCTGAATGATAGAGATGAAGCAATGACACCAGAAATTCTGAAAAATTGGAATGAAAAGTGCATTAGAAAATAACCTCGCATGCGACGACTAATTTCCGAAGCTGCCCTTTAGATAACTCATGCATATATTCTTAGAAATCTTTCTGAAAGTTTTGTctcaaataaaaacaaagagggAGGGGAAATGAAAAGGAGGATGCAAACAAACTTGGGAAAATTTTAAAATTGTAGCAAACATAATTGATGGTCTCGGGGATATATTATAGGTCTATGACTATGTTGCCAAGATTtgatggttaaaaaaaaacgaaaaagaaaaaacattgtGTCTTGTGTCTTGAAATATGAATTAGTGCCATGATATTCCTTAAAATCCTAACAAGTACTAACCATGCAGATTAATGTGACGTTCGGGGGGATGCACCCTACCTCCCATAACATGCACGTGGACCCATTGGATCTTATGCACTGCCTCACATTGaccatatttctttttcttttagtgCATACTGCATAGTTCTAAATTTGTATATATAGAGACTTTAGGTTTCTTAATTAAACTATATATTAAGGCCAAGATAATGGAAAATGATTGATGTTAATGGTCGCTTAAGTGCCAGATGTCGCAGTTCGATCCCTGCGATTAGAGAAAGTAAACTGGAATTTGATAGGGTGGGATGCTCCAAAAGAGTGATTAGGAGGGGACATTTTGGCTCtttgttttggggtttttgttttttaggtaAAGAAACGAAAGCTGGGGCATCCTTGCACATGGGGGCTTGGTCAGATTTGGAGAATACAAAATCGTTGCCTTTGGAATTGCTTAGCTTAGGTGATTATAGTATTAGAACGTAGATTTAAAAATTTGTCAAgccaaaaaaggaagaagcatCTTCCGTAGGTAATAGGTTCAACAACTTACAGAGAAGAgttgttttgtttcttgctcAAGTCTCTCTGCAACTTTATGCATGTGGATGCGGCGGGTTCGGAGTTTCGGGCATCTTAAATTTGCAAGGGCTGTTAAACGTTTCTatattgtttttcattttgttcATTTCTCCTGCGACACCGGCGGCTTCgagtttgttttgggttttgatcatTACTCGGATCACTCAGATTGTTTAGGACTTGTACTCTGGTGCATCGACCTGTACTTTGCTTCTTGTTTAAAACTGGATAACTTGTAACCTCGTAAATGTAAACACGAAGCTTGACCTCTAATCCCTGGAAATTAAAAATCAGTTTGCAAGTTATCCAATGTACTGACAAAAATCTTTCCACTCACTCAAAACAGTAAGTTAATGACAATAACGTTACAATTTTACCAAATAAATGTCAATAAAAATTTAGCAACTATTTCGATTGATCAAATATTGATTATGCTCGTATTTTTAGCTCTCCCCGCGTAAAAATAAAGTCCGTATTCAATTTCATCACCTCTCTTTAGTAAGTAATCCACGTTTCCTTTGATTCAGATTTttgtgtagttttttttttttttttgagggaaagaTAGAAAATACATTCAATCAATCGAAAGCAGACATttggggggggaggggggacaTAGACCGAAACCCCAAGAAACTGCGGTTACAAATACCATCAAGCCAATGagcccaaactctaaccacaatACACCTCCTACCAAGGCTACTTTGAACCGATAATCCTGAATGTCCCAGTAGTACCTCGTAGTCGACAGCCAAATGAcagcgtcctcttcaacaccgtgtctAAAAAGTACCAGACCACATGTAAAGGATCGCTTGTCAGCAGATTGACCACTACAGTAAACCAAATTTGATCATCCTTGGGAATGACACCATTGACATGGCATAACACAGACCTAATCTTAGCTCCAAAGAGTAGGAACACAACCCTAACTCAAGTGAGTAGGGACTTTATTAAccctaaccaaaaccctaactgAAGAAACAAAATCGTAAcataaacaaaaaggaaaacattGCAACCCACAATCCGCCGCCAAGCTACAGTCATCGGACCAATAACAGCCGCCGTCGCTAGATTGGTGTTGGCATTGTTGCTCCACCCTGCTGCAGATCTGAACTGTGGAGGGCCCAAAAGTCAAAAAATTTAACAGAGAAAAATAAGAGATTATTATTGAAAAATATCTACTTGGGTAACTATAACTAATGCTAAAATCAAATGAACCACAAATTCATTTGAAATTTCGAACTCTATGGCAATATCTTGTGTGTTTCAATTCAAGGATCAAATGACACCATAGCAATCTTGGTGGTGGTTAATCCAAATTGTATTTTCTCATCCAATATtttaagatttttatttttatttttgtttggtgAATTTGAACATTATTATGGTACAACGTACAATATCTATCACCCTGACAGCAACATAAATCTACTTGCAATCACCAAAATCACTGCCTTAAAAAATGCTGCGAAAACAGCAGACAGTGACCATGTAATTATCTCGAGAAACCAAGGCCATTTCCCAAATCTCGTTTCTATAAGACCCGCCACCCTCCCAAAAGCTCAGACCCTCAAAATTTCCACCAACTCATCTACAGCAAACCAAAACAAACCTCTCACCGAAACGCACAGCACACCGTCGtttcacaccaaaaaaaaatgtcaaccGGAGCCACAAAATGCAGCAAGATCCGCCACATTGTGAAGCTCCGCCAGTTGCTGCGGCGGTGGCGCTGCAAGGCCCGCATGTCGTCAGCTAGCCGCACACCGTCGGATGTCCCAGCGGGACACGTGGCGATCTGCGTCGGCCCCTACTGCACCAGATACGTCATGCCCGCGTCGTACCTTAACCACCCCGTGTTCAAGAAGCTCCTCGTACAAGCCGAGGAGGAGTACGGCTTCACTAACCAAGGCCCGCTGGCGATCCCATGCGACGAGTCACTCTTTGAAGAGGTGGTCCGGTACATTTCCGGATCGGAGTCCGGCGGGTCGGCCCGGTACTGCCACGTGGACGTGAGGAGTAACTTCGATTTCTTGGCCGATTCCCGACCGTTGCTTCGTGGCTTTTCCGAGAAAACAATCTGGTAAAAAAGAACCAGCTGCTTTCGTAGTTGGTCTGTTCTTTGGTttctgaaacaaataaagattgTACAAACGCTGCATCGTCTCTGACCCGGGTGGTGACTCAGTCCGAGTTAACCCAGTTAGGTTGGGTTATGGGGAGGTTTTTGCTTGCTgcaaaattttttatttttattttttattcgaAATATTGGGGAATTTGGGGTAGTGAGTTACTGAGCGAGTGACCGAGTTCAAACTCCGAAGAATGCTATGGAGATGGCAAAAAAGGGTGGGGATTTATATACACCGAGTCGTCCCGGGTTCGAATCGGAATTGAGGCCAGGCAGGGTTTGTGATTTTTGATCGAAGACGAAGATCAAAGCTATTATGACTCTATGAGAAACAGAGTCGATGATTAGGGGGCTCTTTTCTTTTAAACTATTGTAAATTCTGTGATTTATTgattgattaatgaaaaaattgTAGAGGGTTCCAGCATGATCGTAATCCATTATGGATATTATACCTTGTTTGACAACTAATGCCTACAACATTTTCGTGCGACTTTAAATTGTTATATGCATTTGAAGTTTTCAATCATGGCAGCGGTTGTGGAAGTTATAATGGCACCAGCCCACGTGAATGCAGCTGCAGAGCATGAGCTCCTCTAGCTAGCTGCTCTGTTTCACCTGATTTGGTTTTGTCTTTTTAACCTAGATATAATAGGATTCGAAATCTTTTATAACTAAAATTATGgatttgttgtagagaaactgaatttgagaggaatttgctgtgtgttctcattgataataggggcctctttatatagaggattacaatgcatagaatctcaatcatacaaggaaagtaattctacattgattaggattctagatccctctaattaaatcatattactactaagtcaagtaacctagagtttgggctaaacacaaattaggttttccttcaacactcccccttgtgttgcccaaacgcggtgcttctctcgttgcctcgttaaaaaccttgccgagtaacaaaaacccagtgggacaaaaataacctcggtcgaaggggaaaaagaacacaacacacccttcacgattcgagacgaacatgtagacatctccccctgatgtctgcacctccccctgatgactacgatcatgggagttcagataatttccgcaagccaattcttgccacatgttccTCGAACAtggtattgggcaatgacttagtaaacaagtctgcctcactgtcctcagatcgaaccaagatctcgaggagtgtctgttgttgctgattatgcttggtgttatcgcttttgatgtagtcttgcctcatttgttcaaaacaagtagcattatcctaaatgctcgtaggctcatctgtggtagacttcaaatcacaattgttcgaacatgcgtaattatggatccaatccatttacattcacgaaccacttcgtgaagagcaatgatctctgcattgttcgaagatatagcgactactgtatgttctgtagacctccaagatatcacggtcttttcccatggtgaacacttaaccagtttgggaatgaccattgtgtaggtcagagagataccaaacttcagcaaaaccttccaaaacacatgtcattttggaatagggatagagaacgcaggccagcgttggcggcgtttctggtgtgtgatgggtccgaatccatcatctctttgtagggatagaacaagcccatatcattcatacatctcaagtatcgaaagatatcttttacaccaatccaatggcgtcgagTTGGCGCAGggttatatctagctaacaagttcacaacatatgagatgtccggtcttgtgcattgggataagtacaataatgcacctattgtactaagtaaggcacttctgcctctagcacatcttcgtcatcatcctttcgacgaagaggatcatccttttcaggatcaagattacagacgatcatgggggtgcttgaaggcttgaccttgtcaaaatgactaagcatctatcgacacgatgctcaagttccaaaccgagacataatcgtgttctcacaaaatccttcatctcaaactcagatttcaagtgttcagcggtttcctttaactctttaagggcttctaatgaagatcatgtccaacatgaaccgcgatagaatccgaaacttgttatagaaacgcgtgggcatatcccttcccaatcaagtagtcactttagtgagcatttcgaccttattgtaaacgcgctccgtggtctagaacctcttgacttgggtaaataaagttcgccatgaaccttcatgtatattctgtatctagatccctatagagatacgtagtgaccacatttgtaagctgcatgttcagttattcggaaactaacaaactgacagggtagtggagtgcaatgacatctattacgagagaatatgtctcatcgtagtcgattccagggcgttttgtgagaagccttgcgccataaggcgagattaccatctctttttctcactacgctttctaacgaagacccattagttaacaggttttatgttagcaggtgttagcatctctagctcgaaaaccttcctcttcgttagagaatccatcttaacctggatcgcatttttccatttaggccaaatttctctctacgttggcattcattcatcaacggagcgtggttcgatatcatctaactcaaagactcatgcgcaacaaaatacgcaactacatcatcaattctgatggagtttctatcccacgtctcatgtacactagtgtaagtttcatagagctctatattctccggaataggttctgacgttgaggcgtcccccaacgataaccataacccggaagattctcatgagacggattttgagtcttgatgatcaaaggattggaatgtgccaaagtatccttcgaacccacgggcctctccACGCattctagctggggccatggcctgtaacgccagagtgccactctcatTGGCGTTGgcgtcatgcctacctccgtgtagggtggcgctacatcctctcgtagggacgtccttccttgcaggcatgtttgcagcatatttgtgtgatctcgtcactttaacagggatcaagatgagacatagtggggacagactacgacaattcctgtcgttcctgttgaacattcgtgttcttatctccccctaacgacatgAAGattatctcatcaaagtgacatccgcaaatctagcggtgaggagatcgcctagcaagggcatttaagtggcggacgattgttggaagctcaaatccaacgtagttgcccattcgtcttataaggacccatcatagggcgctgtggcggcgcaattggcacataaatggctcactcaaatgtgcggaagtacaaaagacgtgtaccctgtcactagctgtaacacagaggtacgttgagtggcggtaggtcgtagacgaattagcatcgctgcatgcgatatcgcatcaccccaagcggatgtaagaagattggtgcgcattaccaatgttcggactaccatcgtagtcgtttccgcgagaccaattgggtgtgtacatgggaatgtgatgtccaacatcaagcccattgcaatatccatcgaaagtcttcaatgtaaactcactagcatagtcaaatccaattgactgagtaggatgatttggggagtgagcccattgtcatatgatatgtgctaggagtgtagcgtaagcagtatcaataggtggacaatggcacaacacgtgaccagcgtgtttgcgtgtcaaccaacatcatgaaatatttaagcgtccgctagttggttgaatcaatccacaaaatccctacggattctttgtaagaacagaatgagtattgtcatatcctttgcataggactgtctcagtcctaatttccctaagaaacaggcttagtaaaacgagcgagaggctttagaagcaaccaatgagaattttggttaggcctgagcgtctgaaacactattttgaagcaagttggtgattacaacatcacctagggcgccatcaccatgatggacgccatccatggagtcatggatagggactacgccagccctaggctggtggtggacggaggcggtgccctaggcagcaacgtcggtcacacttagtctaagaatcaacttttgattcatgcttcatttcgcttgagagaaaagatgtccgtgtgaagtctttttgtagacggatcatcatatcatgactaggatgacctatcctgtcgtgacaaagtcaatatgtgtctaaatccaagagatcttctctcatagctgtattggatttaatagctcgaatagtgacataaagtccactagagagacacataaacttctctaagatgcgtctttgctcgcaatcattagaggtaatgcaaaggaactcatttccgttctctacatgcattttcgcatggaattcgttggctattcatagggtactatttaccctaagagcgtagagagtttctgtgacaactgtaatcaaggtgccatttggcaagtggaacttgggttattccatgtccttgaattaatactgatggtcgagccatcgtagtcacaaagtcatatgctcagaatcaaaattgagtcataatgaaaagaactcgaaattttattcataagccaaaggaatacatcattgtttctatgatcaaagaaaatttaatccaataaaaagtaatatggcaatcgcctacatctcttggaaaataaaaagacttaatcaaaatcgccaatttctgggtcttgatccttgtagtcttccacccttagatctaaatcaccatcttgatcttcttgtgccatgtaatttgcttcccttgcttcacgatacgtcttgtatgcgtttgcaacattctggggtgcggtacatgttttggcccaatgttcagttgatccacatcgaaaacaaacatcattatggtcaggctcccttgatcgaggcgccatttggacgacctatcctcttggtggcgttaccaccatggtcggaggctccgcctctctctctcttcacacgttgacctccacggttccgtgcacgcctctcttagcgatttccttcctctttagggcgaacatatggaccagaacgtctagaattatccctatccttagggtttcgctccttgcatcctccattgggggcgcgactatagttagactctggaataggcttagttcccacgggtctagcattatagttattcacaaggatattatcgtgcttttcagctacgttcatggcgccaatgagctcatgaaaccttgtgatacgtcctgcatttacatcaatccgataattctttgaaatcatcaatgcagagacggggaaggtatagagagtcttctcgatcaacatcgtatcagttatggcttggccacaatactccatcagagacttgatacgaagagcttccgagttataatcaagcacagacttaaaatca
Coding sequences:
- the LOC112173422 gene encoding indole-3-acetic acid-induced protein ARG7, whose amino-acid sequence is MSTGATKCSKIRHIVKLRQLLRRWRCKARMSSASRTPSDVPAGHVAICVGPYCTRYVMPASYLNHPVFKKLLVQAEEEYGFTNQGPLAIPCDESLFEEVVRYISGSESGGSARYCHVDVRSNFDFLADSRPLLRGFSEKTIW